A genomic window from Nicotiana sylvestris chromosome 11, ASM39365v2, whole genome shotgun sequence includes:
- the LOC104235150 gene encoding auxin-responsive protein IAA33: MKSSADPSVIPAVTVVLEGRSICQRISLEKHGNYRSLAKALRQMFIDSGDIESCCSSSLDFDLSNALPGYLIAYQDMENDLLLVGDLNWKDFVKVAKRIRILPVKPTSRKGKTENI, translated from the exons ATGAAGAGTAGTGCTGATCCAAGTGTGATTCCAGCAGTGACAGTGGTATTGGAAGGGCGTTCAATATGCCAAAGGATAAGCCTTGAGAAGCATGGTAACTACAGAAGCCTTGCTAAAGCACTTAGGCAGATGTTTATAGATAGTGGTGACATTGAGTCATGTTGTTCATCATCTCTAGATTTTGATCTTTCAAATGCTCTTCCTGGTTACCTTATTGCTTATCAAGACATGGAAAATGACCTCCTCCTTGTTGGTGATCTCAACTGGAA AGATTTCGTGAAGGTTGCTAAAAGAATCCGAATTTTGCCAGTGAAGCCGACCTCACGGAAGGGGAAAACGGAGAATATTTaa